A single window of Bradyrhizobium daqingense DNA harbors:
- the flhA gene encoding flagellar biosynthesis protein FlhA produces MVDVTAGQGVGAARPSIPSLNDIVTILKRGDIALALGVLTILVVLILPLPAIVLDLFLAISITLSILILMTSLFIQAPLEFSAFPTVLLISTMLRLSLNMASTRLILSHGHEGTAAAGHVIEAFGNFVMGGNFVIGIIVFAILIIVNFIVITKGSGRIAEVAARFHLDAMPGKQMAIDADLSAGLIDEKVAKERRKELEDESGFFGAMDGASKFVRGDAIAGLLIVFINVVGGMIIGVAQQGMSFADAGRTYTLLTVGDGLVTQVPALIVSTAAGLLVSKAGVSGAADKALMKQFSGYPQALAMSSAVMLVLAALPGIPTLPFLALGAGAGALAWNARNRNRVTAKAEEAAKAAPAPGMPGAPGAAAAEEPISAALKIDDLKIELGYALLPLVNGPDGTDRLTEQIKALRRSLAIEMGFVMPAVRILDNVQLEANTYIIKIKEVDAGTGKIWPNQFMVMDPGGSQVQVPGIHTTEPTFGLPATWVDASLKEEASLKGYTVVDAATVLSTHLTELLKANMSDLLSYGEVQKLLKELPKEQSELVKDIVPGQVTVSGIQRVLQLLLAERISIRDLSTILEGIADSLAFSRNPATMVEHVRARLARQICAQNTSYNGYLPLIALSARWEQAFAESIIGQGEERSLAMQPSKLSEFMTAVREAFERAAREGEAPVLVTSAAIRPFVRSLVERFRAQTTVLSQAEIHPRARLKTVGSI; encoded by the coding sequence ATGGTCGACGTCACCGCAGGACAGGGCGTAGGCGCAGCACGGCCCTCGATCCCCTCCCTCAACGATATCGTCACCATCCTCAAGCGCGGCGACATCGCGCTGGCGCTCGGCGTCCTCACCATCCTGGTGGTGTTGATCCTGCCCCTGCCCGCCATCGTGCTGGACCTGTTCCTGGCGATCTCGATCACGCTGTCGATCCTGATCCTGATGACGTCGCTGTTCATCCAGGCGCCGCTGGAATTCTCCGCCTTCCCGACTGTCCTGCTGATCTCGACCATGCTGCGCCTGTCGCTGAACATGGCCTCGACCCGCCTGATCCTGTCGCACGGGCACGAGGGCACGGCTGCCGCCGGTCACGTCATCGAGGCCTTCGGCAATTTCGTGATGGGCGGCAATTTCGTCATCGGCATCATCGTCTTTGCCATCCTGATCATCGTCAACTTCATCGTCATCACCAAGGGTTCGGGCCGCATCGCCGAAGTCGCCGCACGCTTCCACCTCGACGCCATGCCCGGCAAGCAGATGGCGATCGACGCGGACCTCTCCGCCGGCCTGATCGACGAGAAGGTCGCCAAGGAGCGGCGCAAGGAGCTGGAGGACGAGAGCGGCTTCTTCGGCGCCATGGACGGTGCCTCCAAATTCGTCCGCGGCGATGCCATCGCCGGCCTCTTGATCGTCTTCATCAACGTCGTCGGCGGCATGATCATCGGCGTCGCGCAGCAGGGCATGTCCTTTGCCGACGCCGGCCGCACCTATACGCTGCTGACCGTCGGCGACGGGCTCGTCACCCAGGTGCCGGCGCTGATCGTCTCGACCGCGGCCGGCCTGCTCGTCTCCAAGGCCGGCGTCTCCGGCGCCGCCGACAAGGCGCTGATGAAGCAGTTCTCCGGCTATCCGCAGGCGCTCGCAATGTCGTCGGCGGTGATGCTGGTGCTGGCGGCCCTGCCCGGCATTCCGACGCTCCCATTCCTGGCGCTCGGCGCCGGCGCCGGCGCGCTCGCCTGGAACGCCCGCAACCGCAACCGGGTCACGGCCAAGGCCGAGGAAGCCGCCAAGGCCGCGCCTGCTCCGGGCATGCCGGGTGCACCGGGCGCCGCCGCGGCCGAGGAGCCGATCTCGGCTGCGCTCAAGATCGACGACCTCAAGATCGAGCTCGGCTATGCGCTGCTGCCGCTGGTCAACGGTCCAGACGGCACCGACCGTCTCACCGAGCAGATCAAGGCGCTGCGCCGCTCGCTCGCGATCGAGATGGGCTTCGTGATGCCGGCCGTGCGCATCCTCGACAACGTCCAGCTCGAGGCCAACACCTACATCATCAAGATCAAGGAGGTCGACGCCGGCACCGGCAAGATCTGGCCGAACCAGTTCATGGTCATGGATCCCGGCGGCAGCCAGGTGCAGGTGCCCGGCATCCATACCACCGAGCCGACCTTCGGCCTGCCCGCGACCTGGGTCGACGCCAGCCTCAAGGAAGAGGCCTCGCTCAAGGGCTATACCGTCGTCGACGCCGCGACCGTGCTCTCGACCCATCTCACCGAGCTGCTCAAGGCCAACATGTCGGACCTGCTCTCCTATGGCGAGGTGCAGAAGCTGCTCAAGGAGCTGCCGAAGGAGCAGAGCGAGCTGGTCAAGGACATCGTGCCGGGCCAGGTCACCGTCTCCGGCATCCAGCGTGTGCTGCAATTGCTGCTGGCCGAGCGCATCTCGATCCGCGACCTCTCGACCATCCTCGAAGGCATCGCCGACTCGCTCGCCTTCTCGCGCAATCCCGCGACCATGGTCGAGCATGTCCGCGCCCGGCTGGCGCGGCAGATCTGTGCACAGAACACCTCCTACAACGGCTATCTGCCGCTGATCGCCTTGTCGGCGCGCTGGGAGCAGGCCTTTGCCGAGTCGATCATCGGCCAGGGCGAGGAGCGCAGCCTCGCGATGCAGCCCTCGAAGCTGTCGGAGTTCATGACCGCCGTGCGCGAGGCCTTCGAGCGCGCCGCACGCGAGGGCGAAGCACCGGTGCTGGTCACCTCTGCGGCAATTCGTCCGTTCGTGCGTTCCCTGGTCGAACGGTTCCGGGCTCAGACCACCGTGCTATCGCAGGCCGAAATCCACCCGAGGGCGAGGTTGAAAACGGTCGGAAGCATCTGA
- a CDS encoding copper-binding protein, with translation MNNIIRLTAALALTFSIATGALAAGAASISGEVKKIDEGAGKITLKHGPAKSLGMEEPMTMVYRVKDAAMLKQVKVGDKITFEAEEAASGYTVTRMEKAK, from the coding sequence ATGAACAACATCATCCGTCTCACCGCCGCGCTGGCGCTGACCTTCAGCATTGCCACCGGAGCGCTCGCGGCCGGAGCCGCATCGATCAGCGGCGAGGTCAAGAAGATCGACGAGGGCGCGGGCAAGATCACGCTCAAGCACGGACCAGCCAAGAGCCTCGGCATGGAGGAGCCCATGACCATGGTCTACCGCGTCAAGGATGCCGCGATGCTCAAGCAGGTGAAGGTCGGCGACAAGATCACCTTCGAGGCCGAGGAGGCGGCGTCGGGGTACACGGTGACCAGGATGGAGAAGGCGAAGTAA
- a CDS encoding TolC family protein produces MTRHLARGLLVLAALGLSGCAAFSPDSGMTTVAELTSQSINKDVAFVRTAEAADAIDVRVRQLLSRPLTADTAVQIALLNNKGLQAAYNELALAETDLVEQSLPPNPVFAVSRITGNGASEIERQVVGDILALATLPFRSDIARERFRQAQLRAALATLRLAADVRRAYWRAVAGNEMVGLLTDAKATAESTAQLAVKLGETGSLNKLDQAREQVFYAETTADLATARQMAASARERLARLMGLWDGGLDFRLPSALPPLPRRPLSLPSIEADAVAHRIDLQIARLELTALAKALNLTEATRFVTLLDLAGISRRTQDPEGPPFRERGFDVQFQIPIFDGGEVRVRQAAETYNFAFNRLTERAVNVRSEARDAYRVYRSSYDIASHYQREIIPLRRIITEEMQLRFSSMQVDIFALLTEARQRLAALRGAIDARQRFFLAQADLQTAVNGGGTPAAGGDNPTTIAAAAPADGGGH; encoded by the coding sequence ATGACACGCCATCTTGCGCGAGGCCTGCTCGTTCTCGCCGCTCTCGGCCTCTCCGGCTGCGCCGCGTTCTCGCCCGACAGCGGCATGACCACGGTCGCGGAGCTGACGAGCCAAAGCATCAACAAGGACGTCGCCTTCGTGCGAACGGCCGAGGCAGCCGACGCAATCGACGTTCGCGTGCGCCAGCTGCTGTCGCGGCCATTGACCGCAGACACGGCCGTGCAGATCGCGCTGCTGAACAATAAGGGACTGCAAGCGGCCTATAACGAACTGGCGCTGGCCGAGACCGATCTGGTCGAGCAGAGCCTGCCGCCCAATCCGGTGTTCGCGGTCTCGCGCATCACGGGCAATGGCGCCAGCGAGATCGAGCGCCAGGTGGTCGGCGACATACTCGCGCTCGCCACCCTGCCGTTCCGCTCCGACATCGCTCGCGAGCGTTTTCGCCAGGCCCAATTGCGCGCGGCGCTGGCGACGCTCCGGCTCGCCGCCGACGTCCGCCGCGCCTATTGGCGCGCCGTTGCCGGCAACGAGATGGTGGGCTTGCTGACCGACGCGAAGGCGACGGCGGAATCAACCGCGCAGCTCGCGGTCAAGCTCGGCGAGACCGGCTCGCTCAACAAGCTCGATCAGGCCCGCGAGCAGGTGTTCTACGCCGAGACCACGGCCGACCTCGCCACCGCGCGGCAGATGGCGGCGAGCGCACGCGAAAGGCTTGCGCGCCTGATGGGGCTGTGGGACGGCGGCCTCGACTTCCGTCTGCCGAGCGCGTTGCCGCCGCTGCCGCGCCGGCCGCTGAGCTTGCCTTCGATCGAGGCCGATGCGGTCGCCCACCGCATCGACTTGCAGATCGCGCGGCTGGAGCTGACCGCGCTCGCGAAGGCGTTGAATCTCACCGAGGCGACACGCTTCGTCACGCTGCTCGATCTCGCCGGCATTTCCCGCCGCACCCAGGATCCGGAAGGGCCGCCGTTCCGCGAGCGCGGCTTCGACGTCCAGTTCCAGATCCCGATCTTCGACGGCGGCGAGGTGCGCGTGCGCCAGGCGGCCGAGACCTACAATTTCGCCTTCAACCGCCTGACCGAGCGCGCCGTCAACGTGCGCTCGGAGGCGCGCGACGCTTATCGCGTCTACCGCTCCAGCTACGACATCGCCAGCCACTACCAGCGCGAGATCATCCCCTTGCGCAGGATCATCACCGAGGAGATGCAGCTGCGCTTCTCCAGCATGCAGGTCGACATCTTCGCGCTGCTCACCGAGGCGCGGCAGCGTCTGGCCGCGCTGCGCGGCGCCATTGATGCGAGGCAAAGATTCTTCCTCGCCCAGGCCGACCTGCAGACCGCCGTCAATGGCGGCGGCACGCCGGCCGCGGGCGGAGACAATCCGACCACCATCGCCGCGGCAGCACCTGCCGATGGCGGCGGCCACTGA
- a CDS encoding multicopper oxidase family protein yields MFSRRGFLGTAALASASAISGRVQAASIPEAPTMDKVVMQPPLHPIGGPDYRPVVTLNGWSLPFRMNGDWKEFHLVAEPVVREFAEGMKVNLWGYNGQSPGPTIEAVEGDKVRIFVTNRLPEYTTVHWHGMIIPSGMDGVGGLTQPHIQPGKTFVYEFEMKKSGTFMYHPHSDEMVQMAMGMMGMVVVHPRDPDFRPVDRDFVFVMSTYRVDPGTYLPHVNEMTDFNMWTWNARVFPGIDPLPVRLGDKVRVRIGNLSMTNHPIHLHGHSFALTCTDGGWIPESAQYPETTTDVPVGAVRVFDVLADNPGDWAFHCHKSHHTMNAMGHDVRNLIGVSRKDLAKAVGKLAPDGMAMGSTGMAMGNMEMPAPDNTLPMMTGTGQFGPIEMGGMFTVMKIREDLARDDYRDPGPYKFPQGTVAYEVAAPATEPARQKPGSPPMKKTKM; encoded by the coding sequence ATGTTTTCCCGCCGAGGATTCTTGGGCACGGCCGCGCTCGCCAGCGCGTCAGCGATCAGCGGCCGCGTGCAGGCCGCTTCTATTCCGGAAGCGCCCACCATGGACAAGGTGGTGATGCAGCCGCCGCTGCACCCCATCGGCGGTCCCGACTATCGCCCCGTGGTCACGCTGAACGGCTGGTCGCTGCCGTTCCGCATGAACGGCGACTGGAAGGAATTCCATCTCGTCGCCGAGCCCGTGGTGCGCGAGTTCGCCGAGGGTATGAAGGTGAATCTGTGGGGCTATAACGGCCAGTCGCCGGGCCCGACCATCGAGGCGGTCGAGGGCGACAAGGTCCGCATCTTCGTCACCAACCGCCTGCCCGAATACACCACCGTGCACTGGCACGGCATGATCATCCCGAGCGGCATGGACGGCGTTGGCGGACTGACCCAGCCGCACATCCAGCCGGGCAAGACCTTCGTCTACGAGTTCGAGATGAAGAAGAGCGGGACCTTCATGTACCACCCGCATTCCGACGAGATGGTGCAGATGGCGATGGGCATGATGGGGATGGTCGTCGTGCACCCGCGCGATCCGGATTTCCGGCCCGTCGACCGCGACTTCGTCTTCGTGATGAGCACCTATCGCGTCGACCCCGGCACCTACCTGCCGCACGTCAACGAGATGACGGATTTCAACATGTGGACCTGGAATGCGCGGGTCTTCCCCGGCATCGATCCGCTGCCGGTCAGGCTCGGTGACAAGGTGCGCGTGCGCATCGGCAATCTCAGCATGACCAACCACCCGATCCATCTGCACGGCCACAGTTTCGCGCTGACCTGCACCGACGGCGGCTGGATTCCGGAGAGCGCGCAATATCCGGAGACGACGACGGACGTGCCGGTCGGCGCGGTGCGCGTGTTCGATGTGCTCGCCGACAATCCCGGAGACTGGGCGTTCCATTGCCACAAATCGCACCACACCATGAACGCGATGGGACACGACGTGCGCAATCTCATCGGCGTGTCGCGCAAGGATCTCGCCAAGGCCGTCGGCAAGCTCGCGCCTGACGGCATGGCCATGGGCTCGACCGGCATGGCCATGGGCAACATGGAAATGCCCGCGCCCGACAACACGCTGCCGATGATGACCGGCACCGGCCAGTTCGGGCCGATCGAGATGGGCGGCATGTTCACGGTGATGAAGATCCGCGAGGACCTCGCGCGCGACGATTATCGCGATCCCGGTCCGTACAAATTCCCGCAAGGCACCGTCGCCTACGAAGTGGCGGCTCCCGCCACAGAGCCCGCCCGGCAAAAGCCGGGCAGCCCGCCGATGAAGAAGACGAAGATGTGA
- a CDS encoding outer membrane protein, whose amino-acid sequence MKSIVSGALLLSALGLSQAASAADLARAYTKAPPAPVAFSWTGFYAGVHGGYGWSDPTATFDPGALATGTVPGYVVTGGTGPFSLDVSPKGGFGGGQVGYNWQSGTFVYGVEADVSGAAIRETASRPFSVTGTIGGDNGAFTGVFNLKQEIDVFGTVRGRIGYAANNVLIYGTGGFAWGHVKNSIFTSNLATPNIANFNGFFPALTRSASSSEVQLGFSAGGGVEWAFNPRWTFKAEYIYINLGRSNGNALAFPGASFTDTEVQLHTAKAGINYRF is encoded by the coding sequence ATGAAATCCATCGTCTCCGGTGCTCTCCTGCTCTCGGCTCTCGGTCTCTCCCAGGCCGCCTCTGCGGCCGACCTTGCTAGGGCCTACACCAAGGCGCCGCCCGCGCCGGTCGCGTTCAGCTGGACCGGTTTTTATGCCGGCGTGCACGGTGGCTATGGCTGGAGCGATCCGACCGCGACCTTCGATCCGGGCGCGCTGGCGACCGGGACGGTCCCCGGCTATGTCGTGACGGGTGGTACAGGGCCGTTCTCGCTGGATGTGAGTCCCAAGGGTGGGTTCGGCGGCGGCCAGGTCGGCTACAACTGGCAGTCCGGCACGTTCGTCTACGGTGTGGAAGCGGATGTCAGCGGCGCAGCCATCAGGGAGACGGCGAGCCGCCCCTTCAGCGTCACCGGAACGATCGGCGGCGACAATGGCGCGTTCACCGGCGTCTTCAACCTCAAGCAGGAAATCGACGTCTTCGGCACGGTCCGCGGACGCATCGGCTATGCTGCGAACAATGTGCTGATCTACGGCACCGGCGGCTTCGCCTGGGGCCACGTCAAGAACAGTATCTTCACCTCCAACCTCGCCACCCCGAATATCGCCAATTTCAACGGCTTCTTCCCGGCCTTGACGCGCAGCGCGTCATCGTCCGAGGTCCAGCTCGGTTTCTCCGCCGGCGGCGGCGTTGAATGGGCCTTCAATCCGCGCTGGACGTTCAAGGCCGAGTACATCTACATCAATCTCGGTCGGTCGAACGGCAATGCTCTTGCCTTCCCTGGAGCGTCCTTCACGGACACGGAGGTTCAGCTTCATACGGCCAAGGCCGGCATCAACTATCGGTTCTGA
- a CDS encoding transglycosylase, which translates to MKVWQTSCIVAVIASVGLYAAASNRPAATVRDVMPQAAASMAAPANIVTAALYAEASARLAAALRAERAEPGSVTSAGFGPMSTAEIVDEPVARTLASLGQDVVQPPPERDTSSDAPKAASTQDFRYLVYYVWSELPPAEKPAEIVLRAFKDIPVGTPAEEIKRASDAFGLDFNFMMAVAKIESGFNPNQRTGSYIGLFQLSYYEFGKFGFGEIRSPRDNAVAAAYKMITEGIQFEWITHRTPDKSDLYLIHQQGWEGAAEHISRPARSAWKSMCATSEGREKGEKWCKRAIWGNTLPTFKRTWKSVDNVTSEAFVGMWRGRVAEFYAKYVAIAAAVSQ; encoded by the coding sequence ATGAAGGTGTGGCAGACCAGCTGCATCGTGGCTGTTATCGCGTCCGTCGGCCTGTATGCCGCTGCGAGTAACAGACCGGCGGCGACAGTGCGGGATGTCATGCCGCAAGCGGCAGCGAGCATGGCGGCACCGGCGAACATCGTGACGGCTGCGTTGTACGCAGAGGCATCCGCACGACTTGCGGCAGCGCTTCGGGCAGAAAGAGCAGAGCCTGGCTCGGTGACGTCAGCAGGTTTCGGGCCCATGAGCACCGCCGAGATCGTCGACGAACCCGTCGCGCGAACATTGGCGTCGTTGGGACAGGATGTCGTCCAGCCGCCGCCAGAGCGCGATACATCCAGCGATGCTCCGAAAGCAGCGTCGACTCAGGATTTCCGTTATCTGGTTTACTACGTCTGGTCCGAACTGCCGCCCGCCGAGAAACCGGCGGAGATCGTCTTGCGTGCGTTCAAGGACATTCCGGTCGGAACGCCGGCCGAAGAGATCAAGCGCGCTTCCGACGCGTTCGGTCTCGATTTCAATTTCATGATGGCGGTTGCCAAGATCGAATCCGGTTTCAACCCCAATCAACGCACCGGGTCGTATATCGGATTGTTCCAGCTGAGCTACTATGAGTTCGGGAAGTTCGGCTTTGGGGAGATTCGCAGTCCACGGGATAACGCCGTTGCGGCCGCCTACAAAATGATTACCGAAGGCATCCAGTTCGAGTGGATCACGCACCGGACGCCAGACAAGAGCGATCTTTACTTGATCCATCAGCAGGGCTGGGAAGGCGCCGCGGAGCACATCAGTCGGCCCGCTCGCTCCGCATGGAAATCAATGTGTGCCACCAGCGAAGGAAGGGAGAAGGGCGAGAAGTGGTGCAAACGCGCGATTTGGGGCAATACACTTCCGACCTTCAAGCGCACCTGGAAATCGGTGGACAACGTGACGTCAGAGGCGTTCGTTGGCATGTGGCGCGGCCGGGTCGCCGAGTTCTATGCGAAATATGTGGCGATTGCTGCGGCGGTAAGCCAATAA
- a CDS encoding cupredoxin domain-containing protein, translated as MKTTIKLSLALAALSIAPALAHDKHATFSAGEPGDPKKPTRTIEILMSEMDYTPAKIEVKRGEQIRFVLRNVGKEDHEFLLATRAENLAHAVEMKKHPHMEHDDPNGVRLAPKKTAEILWKFSKAGTFEYSCLIPDHRDYGMVGHVTVK; from the coding sequence ATGAAGACCACCATCAAGCTCAGCCTCGCGCTGGCCGCGCTCTCGATCGCGCCGGCCCTTGCCCACGACAAGCACGCGACCTTTTCGGCCGGCGAGCCCGGCGATCCCAAGAAGCCGACGCGCACCATCGAGATTCTGATGAGCGAGATGGACTACACGCCGGCGAAAATCGAGGTCAAGCGCGGCGAGCAGATCCGCTTCGTGCTGCGCAATGTCGGCAAGGAGGACCACGAATTCCTGCTCGCCACACGTGCGGAAAATCTCGCGCATGCGGTGGAGATGAAGAAGCATCCGCACATGGAGCATGACGATCCCAACGGGGTGCGGCTCGCGCCGAAGAAGACTGCCGAGATCCTGTGGAAGTTCAGCAAGGCCGGCACGTTCGAATATTCCTGCCTGATCCCCGACCATCGCGACTACGGCATGGTCGGCCACGTCACCGTCAAGTAG
- a CDS encoding GrlR family regulatory protein: MNELSSAFDGLFKSEFSINQAVGRSVTYVRRGKLLGGNSGFAHIGNYHVDADSIRVDVTSRRHNFGADHQSLLGSDVSSISVVGRAVGKAFHFEGSSPQVPGAIFRSIMTPLDESDLPPPGLIGEGGISDGLYSIHLKILDGVPGGLTGVMLLKSGRILGGDAFFYYLGSYSSSNGRWRGQMVNQEHTPARGEDPVFGGHEIGIGFSGTCDAKGGILEGTALAGKRSIRFEARLELISAA, translated from the coding sequence ATGAACGAGTTATCAAGCGCTTTCGACGGCCTCTTCAAAAGCGAATTTTCGATCAACCAAGCGGTTGGACGGAGCGTCACCTACGTGCGCCGGGGCAAGTTGCTGGGCGGCAATTCAGGGTTTGCTCATATCGGGAATTACCATGTCGACGCGGACTCAATCCGGGTCGATGTGACCAGCCGACGACACAATTTTGGCGCCGATCATCAGTCTTTACTCGGTTCCGACGTTTCGTCCATTTCTGTCGTGGGCAGGGCGGTTGGTAAAGCGTTTCACTTCGAGGGCAGCTCTCCGCAGGTGCCCGGTGCCATCTTTCGATCCATCATGACCCCGCTGGATGAAAGCGACCTTCCCCCGCCCGGATTGATTGGTGAAGGTGGCATTTCCGACGGATTGTACTCCATCCATCTGAAGATTCTGGACGGCGTCCCCGGCGGCCTGACTGGCGTGATGCTGTTGAAGAGCGGCCGCATCTTGGGCGGCGATGCCTTCTTCTACTATCTCGGGTCATATTCCTCCTCCAACGGTCGATGGAGAGGGCAGATGGTCAATCAGGAGCATACGCCAGCGCGAGGCGAAGACCCGGTATTTGGCGGACATGAGATTGGAATTGGTTTTTCGGGAACGTGCGATGCGAAGGGCGGTATCCTCGAGGGCACGGCCCTTGCGGGCAAGCGCAGCATCAGGTTCGAAGCCCGTCTGGAATTGATCAGCGCTGCTTAG